A window from Vulcanimicrobium alpinum encodes these proteins:
- a CDS encoding dihydroxy-acid dehydratase has product MPETGLSQGLTNYGDREFSLYLRRVFAKSMGYSDEMLAKPIVGIATSGGDFNNCHRTTPELVKAVSRGVLAAGGLPMEFPTISLGEPYLTPTSLVFRNLMAMDVEEMIRAQPMDAVVLIGGCDKTLPAQLMGAISAGKPALALVVGPMMTGSFEGNRLGACTDCRSWWARYRAGELDDARIRALESNLATTAGTCAVMGTASTMACVTEALGMSLPGSATPPAVHAERLRFAEASGARAVEMARDGLTPERIVTRESVDNALRVLFALGGSTNGAIHLTAIAGRAGVPLTLEHFNAIAAATPVLVNLKPVGAHYMEQFHAAGGVGALLRELAPLLHRQTVSAAGETLATRLARVPAYVDRDVIRPADDPIVARDALVALFGNLAPNGAILKAAAADARLLEHEGRAVVFRDLADLAARIDDPALDVEPDDVLVLQNAGAIAAGMPEAGYLPIPKKLLSRGVRDMLRISDARMSGTAYGAVVLHISPESGVGGPLAAVRDGDRIRVSLRERRIDVALSDEEIAHRLAAVPRAPLASRGYRKLYAEHVLGPERGCDFDFLVPSASPASPTSSAQSR; this is encoded by the coding sequence ATGCCGGAAACCGGATTGTCGCAGGGGCTCACCAACTACGGCGATCGCGAGTTCTCGCTCTACCTACGGCGTGTGTTCGCCAAGTCGATGGGCTACTCCGACGAGATGCTGGCAAAGCCGATCGTCGGGATCGCGACGTCGGGCGGCGACTTCAACAACTGCCATCGCACCACGCCGGAATTGGTGAAGGCCGTTTCGCGCGGCGTGCTCGCGGCCGGCGGCCTACCGATGGAGTTCCCAACGATCTCGCTGGGCGAACCGTATCTCACGCCGACCAGCCTCGTCTTTCGCAATCTCATGGCGATGGACGTCGAGGAGATGATTCGCGCGCAGCCGATGGACGCCGTCGTGCTGATCGGCGGCTGCGACAAGACGCTGCCCGCGCAGCTGATGGGAGCGATCTCGGCCGGGAAGCCCGCGCTCGCGCTCGTCGTCGGTCCGATGATGACCGGGAGCTTCGAGGGGAATCGCTTGGGCGCGTGCACCGACTGCCGGTCGTGGTGGGCGCGCTATCGCGCCGGCGAGCTCGACGACGCGCGGATCCGCGCTCTCGAATCGAACCTCGCGACGACGGCGGGGACGTGCGCGGTGATGGGAACCGCGAGCACGATGGCGTGCGTCACCGAAGCGCTCGGGATGAGTCTCCCCGGTTCGGCGACGCCGCCCGCAGTGCACGCGGAGCGGCTGCGATTCGCGGAGGCGAGCGGCGCGCGCGCCGTTGAGATGGCGCGCGACGGCTTGACGCCCGAGCGGATCGTCACGCGCGAGAGCGTCGACAACGCGCTGCGCGTCCTCTTCGCGCTCGGCGGCTCGACGAACGGCGCGATCCACCTCACCGCGATCGCCGGTCGCGCCGGCGTCCCGCTGACGCTCGAGCACTTCAACGCGATCGCCGCCGCGACGCCGGTGCTGGTGAACCTGAAACCGGTCGGCGCGCACTACATGGAGCAGTTCCATGCCGCCGGCGGCGTCGGCGCGCTGCTCCGCGAGCTTGCGCCGCTGCTGCATCGCCAGACCGTGTCGGCGGCGGGGGAGACGCTGGCGACGCGGCTCGCGCGGGTGCCGGCGTACGTCGATCGCGACGTGATCCGGCCGGCGGACGATCCGATCGTCGCGCGCGATGCGCTCGTCGCGCTCTTCGGCAACCTGGCACCGAACGGCGCGATCCTCAAGGCGGCGGCCGCCGACGCGCGGCTGCTGGAGCACGAAGGGCGCGCAGTCGTGTTCCGCGATCTCGCCGATCTCGCTGCGCGCATCGACGATCCGGCGCTCGACGTCGAGCCCGACGACGTGCTGGTGCTGCAGAACGCGGGCGCGATCGCGGCAGGGATGCCGGAAGCCGGCTACTTGCCGATTCCGAAGAAATTGCTGTCGCGCGGCGTGCGCGACATGCTGCGGATCAGCGATGCGCGGATGAGCGGGACGGCGTACGGCGCCGTGGTGCTGCACATCTCACCGGAGAGCGGGGTCGGCGGGCCGCTCGCCGCCGTCCGCGACGGCGATCGCATTCGCGTCAGTTTGCGCGAGCGGCGGATCGACGTCGCGCTGAGCGACGAGGAGATCGCGCACCGTCTCGCTGCGGTTCCGCGCGCGCCGCTCGCATCGCGCGGCTACCGCAAACTCTACGCGGAACACGTCCTCGGCCCCGAACGCGGCTGCGACTTCGACTTCCTGGTACCGTCCGCGTCGCCCGCGTCGCCCACGTCGTCCGCGCAGTCACGCTGA
- a CDS encoding multifunctional oxoglutarate decarboxylase/oxoglutarate dehydrogenase thiamine pyrophosphate-binding subunit/dihydrolipoyllysine-residue succinyltransferase subunit, with protein MQTLVNVTLPEMGESVSEGSIVEWRKKPGDWVEEGETLVDVTTDKVDVEVPSTASGIVTAVHGAEGDTVNVGSVLVEIDTTAAKPEGATRPAEPVEAPPGRPAEATLVTPSGYGSAGAATAPAETRANGKQGGVLSHHARRLVERLHIDAAKLQGSGPDGLILREDVEAAVASGKIAFTGGLGAASAAPAVQYPPIAAQTKVSDLKGSVATLAQYMEQSLTIPVATSFRTLHVGTLEQRRIELNAALKLAGRTEKVSFTHIIAFALARAAREQPAITVSFRRTDGKPQKIDAGVNLGLAVDAQKKDGSRFLVVPVIKNAASLDFGAFRNAYEDLVAKARDNKLSVEEQTGATFTLTNPGGIGTVASVPRLMVGQGAIIAAGAIAYPPGLAHAPKATLAQLGVEKVMTLTSTYDHRVVQGAQSGEYLKRVDELLAGADEFYETIFSQLGLTAAVRGSATDANAAAPAAAREAVAPVQAGEFAGMPSEEMLRAIAAGMAVVSAYRRHGHLAATLDPLGSKPPGDPSLDPATYNLTPAMMHAIPASVLRVKVPGNTLADVLPKLRETYSSTIAYEIEHISNTQQREWLREYIETGMHRRPLTPQRRVQVLQRLTKVETMERYFRKQFMSQKTFSIEGLDVMVPMLEETISMLAEDGTQTAVIGMAHRGRLSTIAHVVNRPYEELLAEFEQASQREELASPESADSDSTGDVKYHHGAEGTYETPNGTKIRVELAHNPSHLEAVDGVVEGMTRALQTDHTVNPPTLNSEVAAPILIHGDAAFAAQGIVAEVLNLQGLAGYATGGTIHIISNNQVGFTTDPSEARSTRYASDLAKGYDLPIVHVNADDVDACIAAVHLGIDYRRKFSRDVIVDLIGYRRFGHNEQDEPAYTQPQMVESIKAHPTVRELYAAQLVAQGILSQDQVKELQDVATARITDAHRRVKSGEFERAGHTNGKSHHGEAMPKTSVNKPTLMRFADAVVSVPEGFALNKKLQSQFAKRTQALRETGEVDWGLAEALAFASLLSEGTPIRISGQDTERGTFSHRHAVLHDAQTNAKYVPLQHLADAKASFEIYNSPLSEYACLGFEYGYGAEIPHALVLWEAQFGDFNNGAQIIIDQFIAAGAAKWGQSTRLTLLLPHGYEGAGPEHSSARIERFLQLSAEGNIRVANCSTAAQYFHLLRAQARAQQAYPLVVMTPKSLLRNRAAYGTIDELAGGSFREVIDDPRYEKADKSEVTRLLLCSGHVYYDLTSSPLYADAKRTAIARVEMLSPLPRHEILALIGSYPNLEHAIWVQEEPKNMGARAHVRRRVVENLPPNIADLEYIGRPYRASPSEGYPGAHAVEQERIVRQALTE; from the coding sequence GTGCAAACGCTCGTGAATGTCACCCTGCCCGAGATGGGTGAGTCGGTCAGCGAAGGCTCGATCGTCGAATGGCGCAAGAAGCCGGGTGACTGGGTCGAGGAAGGTGAGACCTTAGTCGACGTGACGACCGACAAGGTCGACGTCGAGGTCCCCTCGACCGCGAGCGGGATCGTGACCGCCGTGCACGGCGCCGAAGGCGACACGGTCAACGTCGGGAGCGTCCTGGTCGAGATCGATACGACGGCGGCGAAGCCGGAAGGCGCAACCCGTCCGGCTGAGCCTGTCGAAGCACCGCCGGGTCGCCCCGCCGAAGCGACGCTGGTGACGCCGTCGGGCTACGGCAGTGCGGGGGCGGCGACGGCGCCGGCGGAGACGCGGGCGAACGGCAAGCAGGGCGGGGTGCTGAGCCATCACGCGCGGCGGCTCGTCGAGCGCTTGCACATCGACGCGGCGAAACTGCAAGGCAGCGGGCCCGACGGGTTGATCTTACGCGAGGATGTCGAAGCGGCGGTCGCGTCGGGGAAGATTGCGTTCACCGGCGGGCTCGGCGCGGCGTCGGCTGCGCCGGCGGTGCAGTATCCGCCGATCGCGGCGCAAACCAAGGTCAGCGATCTCAAGGGATCGGTCGCGACGCTCGCTCAGTACATGGAACAGTCGCTAACGATCCCGGTCGCGACCTCGTTCCGCACCCTGCACGTCGGCACGCTCGAACAGCGCCGCATCGAGCTCAACGCCGCGCTGAAGCTCGCCGGACGCACCGAGAAAGTGTCGTTCACGCATATCATCGCGTTCGCCCTGGCGCGCGCCGCGCGCGAACAACCTGCGATCACGGTGTCGTTCCGGCGCACCGACGGCAAGCCGCAGAAAATCGACGCGGGCGTCAACCTCGGGCTCGCGGTCGACGCGCAGAAGAAGGACGGCTCGCGCTTCCTCGTCGTGCCGGTGATCAAGAACGCCGCCTCGCTCGACTTCGGCGCGTTCCGCAACGCCTACGAAGACCTCGTCGCCAAAGCACGCGACAACAAACTCTCGGTGGAAGAGCAGACCGGCGCGACGTTCACGCTGACGAATCCGGGCGGGATCGGAACCGTCGCATCCGTGCCGCGGCTGATGGTCGGGCAGGGCGCGATCATCGCGGCCGGCGCGATTGCGTATCCGCCGGGCCTCGCGCACGCGCCGAAGGCGACCCTCGCTCAGCTCGGGGTCGAGAAAGTGATGACGCTGACGTCGACGTACGATCATCGCGTCGTCCAAGGCGCACAGTCGGGCGAGTATCTCAAGCGCGTCGACGAACTCCTCGCAGGCGCCGATGAGTTCTACGAAACGATCTTCTCGCAGCTCGGCCTGACCGCGGCGGTGCGCGGCAGTGCGACCGACGCCAACGCCGCCGCGCCGGCCGCAGCGCGCGAAGCCGTCGCGCCGGTGCAGGCCGGCGAGTTCGCCGGGATGCCGTCGGAGGAGATGCTGCGCGCGATCGCGGCGGGGATGGCGGTCGTCTCGGCGTACCGCCGTCACGGGCATCTCGCCGCGACGCTCGATCCGCTCGGCTCGAAGCCTCCCGGAGATCCGTCGCTCGATCCGGCGACCTACAACCTCACGCCGGCGATGATGCACGCGATCCCCGCGTCGGTGCTGCGCGTGAAGGTGCCGGGCAACACGCTCGCCGACGTGCTGCCGAAGCTGCGCGAGACGTATTCTTCGACGATCGCGTACGAGATCGAGCACATCTCGAACACGCAGCAGCGCGAATGGCTGCGCGAGTACATCGAGACGGGGATGCATCGGCGTCCGCTTACGCCGCAACGCCGCGTGCAGGTGCTCCAGCGTCTCACCAAGGTCGAGACGATGGAGCGCTACTTCCGCAAGCAATTCATGTCGCAGAAGACCTTCTCGATCGAAGGGCTCGACGTGATGGTCCCGATGCTCGAAGAGACGATCTCGATGCTGGCCGAGGACGGGACGCAGACGGCCGTGATCGGGATGGCGCACCGCGGCCGCCTCTCGACGATCGCGCACGTCGTCAACCGGCCCTACGAAGAACTCCTCGCCGAGTTCGAGCAGGCCTCGCAGCGCGAAGAGCTCGCTTCGCCCGAATCGGCCGACAGCGATTCGACCGGCGACGTGAAGTACCATCACGGCGCCGAGGGGACATACGAGACGCCGAACGGGACGAAGATTCGAGTCGAGCTCGCGCACAACCCGTCGCACCTCGAAGCGGTCGACGGCGTCGTCGAAGGGATGACGCGCGCGCTGCAGACCGACCACACCGTCAACCCGCCGACGCTCAACAGCGAGGTCGCCGCACCGATCCTGATCCACGGCGACGCGGCGTTCGCCGCGCAGGGCATCGTCGCGGAGGTCCTCAACCTGCAGGGCCTCGCCGGCTACGCCACCGGCGGCACGATCCACATCATCTCCAACAATCAGGTCGGCTTCACCACCGATCCGTCGGAAGCACGCTCGACGCGCTACGCCTCCGACCTCGCGAAGGGCTACGACCTGCCGATCGTGCACGTCAACGCCGACGACGTCGATGCGTGCATCGCCGCCGTGCATCTCGGGATCGACTATCGCCGCAAGTTCTCGCGCGACGTCATCGTCGATCTGATCGGGTATCGCCGCTTCGGCCACAACGAACAGGACGAACCCGCGTACACGCAGCCGCAGATGGTCGAATCGATCAAGGCTCATCCGACGGTGCGCGAACTCTACGCCGCGCAGCTCGTCGCGCAAGGGATCCTTTCGCAGGACCAGGTCAAGGAATTGCAGGATGTCGCGACCGCGCGCATCACCGACGCGCACCGCCGCGTGAAGAGCGGCGAATTCGAGCGCGCTGGACACACAAACGGAAAATCGCACCACGGCGAAGCGATGCCGAAGACGTCGGTCAACAAGCCGACGCTGATGCGCTTCGCCGATGCCGTGGTGAGCGTTCCGGAAGGCTTCGCGCTCAACAAGAAGCTGCAGTCGCAGTTCGCGAAGCGGACGCAGGCGCTGCGCGAAACCGGCGAAGTCGATTGGGGCTTGGCGGAGGCGCTCGCGTTCGCGTCGCTGCTGAGCGAAGGGACGCCGATCCGCATCAGCGGTCAGGACACGGAGCGCGGCACCTTCTCGCACCGCCACGCCGTCCTGCACGACGCGCAGACCAACGCGAAATACGTTCCACTCCAGCACCTCGCCGACGCCAAGGCGTCGTTCGAGATCTACAACTCGCCGCTCTCCGAGTACGCCTGCCTGGGCTTCGAATACGGGTACGGCGCGGAGATTCCGCACGCGCTGGTCTTGTGGGAAGCGCAGTTCGGCGATTTCAACAACGGCGCACAGATCATCATCGATCAGTTTATCGCCGCCGGCGCCGCGAAGTGGGGCCAGTCGACACGTCTGACGCTGCTGCTCCCGCACGGCTACGAAGGCGCCGGTCCCGAACACTCGAGCGCGCGCATCGAACGCTTTCTCCAGCTTTCGGCGGAAGGCAACATTCGCGTCGCCAACTGCTCGACCGCGGCGCAGTATTTCCATCTCCTGCGCGCGCAGGCGCGCGCGCAGCAGGCCTACCCGCTGGTCGTCATGACGCCGAAGTCGCTGCTGCGCAACCGCGCCGCCTACGGGACGATCGACGAGCTCGCCGGCGGCTCGTTCCGCGAAGTGATCGACGATCCGCGCTACGAGAAGGCGGACAAGTCGGAGGTGACGCGCCTGCTGCTCTGCAGCGGCCACGTCTACTACGATCTGACGTCGAGCCCGCTCTATGCCGATGCGAAGCGCACCGCGATCGCGCGGGTCGAGATGCTCTCACCGCTCCCGCGGCACGAGATCCTCGCGCTGATCGGCAGCTACCCGAACCTCGAGCACGCGATTTGGGTGCAGGAAGAGCCGAAAAACATGGGCGCCCGCGCGCACGTGCGGCGCCGTGTCGTCGAGAATCTGCCGCCCAACATCGCCGACCTCGAGTACATCGGCCGCCCATACCGCGCGAGCCCCTCGGAAGGCTATCCGGGAGCGCACGCGGTGGAGCAGGAGCGGATCGTCCGTCAGGCGCTGACGGAGTGA
- a CDS encoding TIGR00730 family Rossman fold protein: MRVCVYCGSSPGDDPRFAAHARAFGTALARAGIGVVYGGGRIGLMGAVADAALDAGGEVIGVIPRFLEEREVAHSGVDLRVVGSMHERKALMAELADAFVALPGGFGTFEEFFEIVTWVQLGLADAPCILANLDGYFDHLLALIDSTHAKGFISARNRAIVESFETTAEVIARLARDDAPAH; encoded by the coding sequence TTCGCAGCGCACGCGCGCGCGTTCGGGACGGCCCTCGCACGGGCAGGCATCGGCGTCGTCTACGGCGGCGGCCGCATCGGGCTGATGGGCGCCGTCGCCGATGCGGCGCTCGACGCGGGCGGCGAGGTGATCGGCGTCATCCCGCGCTTCCTCGAGGAGCGCGAGGTCGCGCATTCGGGCGTCGACCTGCGGGTCGTCGGCTCGATGCACGAACGCAAGGCGCTGATGGCCGAACTCGCCGACGCGTTCGTCGCGCTTCCGGGCGGCTTCGGAACGTTCGAGGAGTTTTTCGAGATCGTCACGTGGGTGCAGCTCGGGCTCGCCGACGCGCCGTGCATCCTGGCGAATCTCGACGGCTACTTCGACCACTTGCTCGCGCTGATCGACTCCACGCATGCGAAGGGGTTCATCAGCGCTCGCAACCGCGCGATCGTCGAGTCGTTCGAGACGACCGCCGAAGTGATCGCGCGGCTCGCGCGCGACGATGCGCCGGCCCATTGA
- a CDS encoding NAD-dependent succinate-semialdehyde dehydrogenase codes for MTSVLERSTLLKSQAFVGGAWVDADDGATFPVYDPATGERIADVPRFGANETRRAIEAANAALPAWRAKTGKERAALVRRWYELIVEHTEELAHIMTLEQGKPLAEARGEIAMGAGYVEWNAEEAKRIYGDTIPTLANDRRMVVVKQPIGVCVGITPWNFPHAMVTRKASPAIAAGCTFVLKPAEQTPLSALAVAALAEMAGLPAGVFNVVTGDATDAPVIGEEMTSNPIVRKLGFTGSTAVGKLLMAQCARTVKKVSLELGGNAPFIVFDDADVDAAVNGAMAAKFRNAGQVCVSPNRLFVQSGIHDAFVQRLAERVRTLRTGNGFEDGVQIGPLIEDQGFAKVVEHVDDACAHGARLVTGGASKLGGTFFEPTVLTNVNATMRLSHEETFGPVAAIASFKTEAEVIATANDTPYGLASYFYSRDIGRVWRVAEALETGMVGINTPMLANEAIPFGGVKESGIGREGSKYGIEEWTEIKYLCFGGLDT; via the coding sequence ATGACCTCCGTGCTGGAACGCTCGACGCTCTTGAAGTCGCAGGCCTTCGTCGGCGGCGCGTGGGTCGACGCGGACGACGGTGCGACATTCCCGGTCTACGATCCGGCGACCGGCGAGCGGATCGCCGACGTTCCGCGCTTCGGCGCGAACGAGACGCGGCGGGCGATCGAGGCCGCGAACGCCGCGCTCCCGGCGTGGCGCGCGAAAACCGGGAAGGAGCGCGCCGCGCTCGTGCGGCGCTGGTACGAACTGATCGTCGAGCACACCGAAGAGCTCGCGCACATCATGACCCTCGAACAGGGGAAGCCGCTCGCGGAAGCGCGCGGCGAGATCGCGATGGGCGCCGGCTACGTCGAGTGGAACGCCGAAGAAGCGAAGCGGATCTACGGCGACACGATCCCGACGCTCGCGAACGACCGCCGCATGGTCGTCGTGAAACAGCCGATCGGCGTGTGCGTGGGGATCACGCCGTGGAATTTTCCGCACGCGATGGTGACGCGCAAGGCGTCGCCGGCGATCGCCGCAGGCTGCACGTTCGTGCTCAAACCGGCGGAGCAGACGCCGCTCTCCGCGCTCGCGGTCGCCGCGCTCGCCGAGATGGCCGGCTTACCGGCGGGCGTCTTCAACGTCGTCACCGGCGACGCGACCGACGCGCCGGTGATCGGCGAGGAGATGACGTCGAACCCGATCGTGCGCAAACTCGGCTTCACCGGCTCGACCGCGGTCGGCAAGCTGCTCATGGCGCAGTGCGCGCGCACGGTCAAGAAGGTCTCACTCGAACTCGGCGGCAACGCGCCGTTCATCGTGTTCGACGACGCCGACGTCGATGCCGCGGTCAACGGCGCGATGGCGGCGAAGTTCCGCAACGCCGGACAAGTTTGCGTGAGTCCCAACCGCCTTTTCGTGCAGAGCGGGATCCACGATGCGTTCGTCCAGCGTCTCGCGGAACGCGTGCGCACGCTGCGGACCGGCAACGGGTTCGAAGACGGCGTGCAGATCGGGCCGTTGATCGAGGATCAGGGCTTCGCCAAGGTCGTCGAGCACGTCGACGATGCGTGCGCGCACGGTGCCCGGCTGGTGACCGGCGGCGCGAGCAAACTCGGCGGGACGTTCTTCGAGCCGACGGTATTGACCAATGTGAACGCGACGATGCGGCTCAGTCACGAAGAGACGTTCGGGCCGGTCGCGGCGATCGCGTCGTTCAAGACCGAAGCCGAGGTGATCGCGACGGCGAACGACACGCCGTACGGCCTCGCGTCGTATTTTTACAGCCGCGACATCGGCCGCGTGTGGCGGGTCGCCGAAGCGCTCGAAACCGGAATGGTCGGGATCAACACGCCGATGCTTGCCAACGAAGCGATCCCGTTCGGCGGCGTTAAGGAATCCGGGATCGGCCGCGAAGGCTCCAAATACGGGATCGAGGAGTGGACCGAGATCAAGTACCTCTGCTTCGGAGGCCTCGACACATAA
- a CDS encoding PQQ-binding-like beta-propeller repeat protein has translation MTYFVVLQRWSVAAIAGSAALVIAAATGAQPGSYYTKAQAAAGAVVYSGQCQQCHGVNLQGNSGPGLIGDAFHAYVGPNGTAKSLYNFIAEQMPADKPASLTQQQYLDVTAYLLARNGYPAGSHALSPSTLGGLKLGAVHATAKTEIAGTGGAQHDEIVRTAPPTNVVYAKLPGNADVNVTDAMLAGANADTANWLLTGRTYDNQRYSPLSQISTETIGSLTVAGLAQTGMTASFESTPIVVNGVMYLTTPTVENKMKIMALDATNGERLWETTYTLGPFQICCGPVNRGPAVGYGMVYALTLDDKLLALDAATGKQRWSATVADPKVGYTETMTPQVYDGMVVIGSAGGEWPIRGFVAAYDAHSGKQKWRWDSTDPKTYGGDSWKRGGAMVWTTPAIDPQLGLVIFCTGNPNPDLNGSYRKGDNRWSDSIVALDVRTGKLKWGYQQIKHDVWDYDAVSPVVLFDVHQNGQTIPAAGEAGKVGWFYILDRRNGKLIRKSDPYVLMSKNMFSQPTKTGVDMLPGANGGAEWSPPAYSPQTHYAYVLGMDQLMTFKTEPDEYQPGRIRLGSAFINVKKGAIQDGRFVAIDTETGKIAWTYMTPQPLMGGALATGGNLVFFGEGNGWFDALDATSGKRVWRYNLGAGVNAPPITYTVNGQQYIAVAAGGNFQLSFPYGDTVAIFKLNTAPPSR, from the coding sequence GTGACATATTTCGTCGTTTTGCAACGCTGGTCCGTCGCAGCGATCGCAGGTTCCGCGGCACTCGTGATCGCCGCAGCCACGGGAGCGCAGCCGGGAAGTTACTACACCAAAGCGCAAGCCGCCGCGGGCGCCGTCGTCTACAGCGGGCAGTGTCAGCAATGTCACGGCGTCAACTTGCAGGGCAATTCAGGTCCGGGGCTGATCGGCGACGCGTTTCACGCCTACGTCGGCCCGAACGGGACGGCGAAATCACTCTATAACTTCATCGCCGAGCAGATGCCGGCGGACAAGCCGGCGTCGCTCACGCAGCAGCAGTACCTCGACGTCACGGCGTACCTGCTCGCGCGCAACGGATACCCGGCCGGATCGCACGCGCTCTCGCCGTCGACGCTCGGCGGCCTAAAACTCGGCGCCGTGCACGCGACGGCGAAGACTGAGATCGCCGGAACCGGCGGTGCGCAGCACGACGAGATCGTGCGCACGGCGCCGCCGACGAACGTCGTGTACGCAAAGCTGCCCGGCAACGCCGACGTCAACGTTACCGACGCGATGCTCGCCGGCGCGAACGCCGACACCGCGAACTGGCTGCTCACCGGGCGGACGTACGACAACCAGCGCTACTCACCGCTCTCGCAGATCAGCACCGAGACGATCGGCTCGCTGACCGTCGCTGGCCTCGCGCAGACCGGGATGACGGCGAGTTTCGAATCGACGCCGATCGTGGTGAACGGCGTCATGTACCTCACCACGCCGACGGTCGAGAACAAGATGAAGATCATGGCGCTCGACGCGACCAACGGCGAGCGTCTGTGGGAGACGACGTACACTCTCGGTCCGTTCCAGATCTGCTGCGGTCCGGTGAACCGCGGGCCAGCCGTCGGCTACGGCATGGTCTACGCGCTCACGCTCGACGACAAACTGCTCGCGCTCGACGCCGCCACCGGCAAGCAGCGCTGGTCGGCGACCGTCGCCGATCCGAAGGTCGGCTACACGGAGACCATGACGCCGCAGGTCTACGACGGGATGGTCGTGATCGGCAGCGCGGGCGGCGAGTGGCCGATCCGCGGTTTCGTCGCCGCCTATGACGCGCATAGCGGCAAGCAGAAATGGCGCTGGGATTCAACCGATCCGAAGACCTACGGCGGCGATTCGTGGAAGCGCGGCGGCGCGATGGTGTGGACGACGCCCGCGATCGATCCGCAACTCGGACTCGTCATCTTCTGCACCGGCAATCCCAACCCCGATCTCAACGGATCGTATCGCAAAGGCGACAATCGCTGGAGCGACTCGATCGTCGCGCTCGACGTACGCACCGGCAAGCTGAAATGGGGCTACCAGCAGATCAAGCACGACGTGTGGGATTACGACGCGGTCAGCCCGGTCGTGCTCTTCGACGTGCATCAGAACGGCCAGACGATCCCGGCCGCGGGTGAAGCGGGGAAGGTCGGCTGGTTCTACATCCTCGACCGCCGCAACGGGAAACTGATCCGCAAATCCGATCCGTACGTGCTGATGTCGAAGAACATGTTCAGCCAGCCCACAAAGACGGGCGTCGACATGCTGCCGGGCGCGAACGGCGGCGCGGAATGGTCGCCGCCGGCGTACTCGCCGCAGACCCATTACGCCTACGTCCTCGGCATGGATCAATTGATGACGTTCAAGACCGAGCCCGACGAGTATCAGCCCGGACGCATCCGTCTCGGCAGCGCGTTCATCAACGTCAAGAAGGGCGCGATCCAGGACGGGCGTTTCGTCGCGATCGACACCGAGACGGGGAAGATCGCGTGGACGTACATGACGCCCCAGCCGCTGATGGGCGGCGCGCTCGCGACCGGCGGCAACCTGGTCTTCTTCGGTGAGGGGAACGGCTGGTTCGACGCGCTCGACGCGACCAGCGGGAAGCGCGTGTGGCGCTACAACCTCGGCGCGGGCGTGAACGCGCCGCCGATCACCTACACGGTAAACGGCCAGCAGTACATCGCGGTCGCCGCCGGCGGGAACTTCCAACTCTCGTTCCCCTACGGCGACACCGTCGCGATTTTCAAACTGAACACCGCACCCCCGTCACGCTGA
- a CDS encoding PhzF family phenazine biosynthesis protein — translation MQTTSTGTTEVALVAAFTKDGAGGNLAGVVLDAGMIPVAERQRIAAVVAVPETAFVHDLGDGVYDVTFFTPVAQVPDCGHATVGAFGLLVQRGMLAATTAVKRTTIGDRAIEREGDRIFMDQPRPALTPFARAGAIAASLALAPNALAGTPVIADHGVRFILIETTRDALATAVPDPEAIASISAEADAYGYYVYARDAPGCDATIRMFAPRIGIPEEPATGMAAGLLGGLLAHNAEHASYRFEQGALMPQPSPSELIVRVEPDRIRVGGTAALVRTMRA, via the coding sequence ATGCAGACGACATCGACCGGGACGACGGAGGTTGCGCTCGTCGCAGCATTCACCAAGGACGGCGCGGGCGGCAATCTCGCCGGGGTCGTCCTCGACGCGGGCATGATTCCCGTTGCGGAGCGTCAACGGATCGCCGCCGTCGTCGCGGTCCCCGAGACGGCGTTCGTCCACGATCTCGGCGACGGCGTGTACGACGTCACGTTTTTCACGCCGGTCGCGCAGGTGCCGGACTGCGGCCACGCGACCGTCGGCGCGTTCGGCCTGCTCGTCCAACGCGGGATGCTCGCGGCAACGACGGCGGTGAAGCGGACGACGATCGGCGATCGCGCGATCGAGCGGGAGGGCGACCGGATCTTCATGGACCAGCCGCGTCCCGCGCTCACGCCGTTCGCGCGCGCCGGCGCGATCGCGGCGTCGCTCGCGCTCGCGCCGAACGCGCTCGCCGGCACGCCGGTAATCGCCGATCATGGCGTTCGCTTCATCCTCATCGAGACGACGCGCGACGCGCTCGCGACGGCCGTCCCCGATCCCGAGGCGATCGCGTCGATCAGTGCCGAGGCGGATGCGTACGGGTACTACGTGTATGCGCGCGATGCGCCCGGCTGTGACGCGACGATCCGGATGTTCGCGCCGCGGATCGGGATTCCCGAAGAGCCGGCGACCGGAATGGCGGCGGGGCTGCTCGGCGGCCTCCTCGCGCACAACGCGGAGCATGCGTCGTACCGGTTCGAGCAGGGAGCGCTGATGCCGCAGCCGTCGCCGAGCGAACTCATCGTCCGCGTCGAGCCGGATCGCATCCGCGTCGGCGGAACCGCCGCGCTCGTGCGCACGATGCGGGCCTGA